In one Flavobacteriales bacterium genomic region, the following are encoded:
- a CDS encoding ABC transporter ATP-binding protein, which yields MERLVIQAEDVRKCYRLGVIGRDALLDEAAALWGRFRGRADVRKQLDLASGEQRVGDWFWSLRGVSFELRQGEVLGILGRNGAGKSTLLKLLSRISLPTSGTIRMRGKVSSLLEVGTGFHPELTGRENIFLNGAILGMRKAEIERKLDQIIAFSGIEHHLDSPIKRYSSGMKVRLGFSVAAHLDPEILIVDEVLAVGDAEFQRKCLGSMREVADGGRTILFVSHNMVSVQSLCSRVLWLEKGMVRQEGPTEEVVRDYLNTYTHQHSHQEWEPGQGPGTDEVRLLAVRAVSGHAGGAFTTDEPVRVEIELENDAIRDADLDIRLQVRTGNDAIAFSSDLSASAPATLWNPGRCKVACIIPAHLLNSNTYRFHIVFFRHGKVLFKAEDVLSFDVHEGAREGSTFRKMPGAVRPNLQWVR from the coding sequence ATGGAGCGCCTGGTGATACAAGCGGAGGACGTGCGCAAATGCTACCGGCTGGGCGTGATCGGCCGCGATGCGCTGCTGGATGAGGCCGCCGCGCTCTGGGGCCGCTTCCGCGGGCGCGCCGATGTGCGCAAGCAGCTCGACCTGGCCAGCGGCGAGCAGCGCGTGGGCGACTGGTTCTGGAGCCTGCGCGGCGTCTCCTTCGAGCTGCGGCAGGGCGAGGTGCTCGGCATCCTGGGGCGCAACGGCGCCGGCAAGAGCACGCTGCTCAAGCTCCTCTCGCGCATCTCGCTCCCCACCTCGGGCACCATCCGCATGCGCGGCAAGGTGAGCAGCCTGCTGGAGGTGGGCACCGGCTTCCACCCCGAGCTCACGGGCCGCGAGAACATCTTCCTCAACGGGGCCATCCTGGGCATGCGCAAGGCCGAGATCGAGCGCAAGCTCGACCAGATCATCGCCTTCAGCGGCATCGAGCACCACCTCGATTCGCCCATCAAGCGCTACAGCAGCGGCATGAAGGTGCGCCTCGGCTTCAGCGTGGCCGCCCACCTCGACCCCGAGATCCTCATCGTGGACGAGGTGCTCGCCGTGGGCGATGCCGAGTTCCAGCGCAAGTGCCTGGGCAGCATGCGCGAGGTGGCCGACGGCGGCCGCACCATCCTCTTCGTGAGCCACAACATGGTGAGCGTGCAGAGCCTCTGCTCGCGCGTGCTCTGGCTGGAGAAGGGCATGGTGCGCCAGGAGGGGCCCACCGAGGAGGTGGTGCGCGACTACCTCAACACCTACACCCACCAGCACAGCCACCAGGAGTGGGAGCCGGGCCAGGGGCCGGGCACCGACGAGGTGCGGCTGCTCGCCGTGCGCGCCGTGAGCGGCCATGCCGGCGGCGCCTTCACCACCGATGAGCCCGTGCGCGTGGAGATCGAGCTGGAGAACGACGCCATCCGCGATGCCGACCTCGACATCCGGCTGCAGGTGCGCACCGGCAACGACGCCATCGCCTTCAGCAGCGACCTCTCGGCCAGCGCGCCGGCCACGCTCTGGAACCCGGGCCGCTGCAAGGTCGCCTGCATCATCCCGGCGCACCTGCTCAATTCCAACACCTACCGCTTCCACATCGTCTTCTTCCGCCACGGCAAGGTCCTCTTCAAGGCCGAGGACGTCCTCAGCTTCGATGTGCACGAGGGCGCCCGCGAGGGGAGCACCTTCCGCAAGATGCCGGGCGCGGTGCGGCCCAACCTGCAATGGGTGCGATGA
- a CDS encoding DUF4924 family protein — protein sequence MDPLAKRREENIAGYVIGMWHVEDLMRAADLDMQRVEEQLIAPLEGDEALRTGMRGWYAGIVARMKEQGLQRVGHLSEVEEVVNELEYLHRALLEVLNDAEYDALFAKAEPGIRAVQQHAGGDPQGPVESCLTAIYGVMVLRAQQKAIGAETLEAEGHIRRLLDRLSRHYRQMRRLPGVSMN from the coding sequence ATGGACCCGCTGGCCAAACGGCGCGAGGAGAACATCGCCGGCTACGTGATCGGCATGTGGCACGTGGAGGACCTGATGCGCGCGGCCGATCTGGACATGCAGCGCGTGGAGGAGCAGCTCATCGCGCCCCTGGAGGGCGATGAGGCGCTGCGCACGGGCATGCGCGGCTGGTACGCCGGCATCGTGGCACGCATGAAGGAGCAGGGGCTGCAGCGCGTGGGCCACCTGAGCGAGGTGGAGGAGGTGGTGAACGAGCTGGAATACCTCCACCGGGCACTGCTCGAAGTGCTCAACGATGCGGAATACGACGCGCTCTTCGCCAAGGCGGAACCGGGGATCCGGGCGGTGCAGCAGCACGCCGGCGGCGATCCGCAGGGTCCCGTGGAAAGCTGCCTCACGGCCATCTACGGGGTGATGGTGCTGCGCGCGCAGCAGAAGGCCATCGGCGCCGAGACCCTGGAAGCCGAGGGCCACATCCGCCGCCTGCTCGACCGCCTGAGCCGGCACTACCGCCAGATGCGCCGGCTGCCCGGTGTATCCATGAACTGA
- a CDS encoding archaeosortase/exosortase family protein yields the protein MGVAAPGTRSRFGNDPLTRFLVVGIGLYLGWLLLFHQVIHPWGWLDRTVINGLVALASLLLTALGYELLPEPRVDLERYIGVQGGTHLWIGDPCNGIPLFAVFTIFIIAFPGPWRHKAWFIPAGILLIHLLNAIRVAALCIVVTFGYEWLNFNHDYTFYVVVYGAVFLLWYVWVKRYSGWRKAGAA from the coding sequence ATGGGCGTTGCCGCGCCCGGCACCCGCTCCCGCTTCGGGAATGACCCGCTGACCCGTTTCCTGGTCGTCGGCATCGGCCTCTACTTGGGCTGGCTCCTCCTCTTCCACCAGGTCATCCATCCGTGGGGATGGCTCGACCGCACCGTGATCAACGGCCTGGTGGCCCTGGCCTCCCTGCTGCTCACCGCCCTGGGCTACGAGCTGCTGCCCGAGCCGCGCGTGGACCTGGAGCGGTACATCGGCGTGCAGGGCGGCACCCACCTCTGGATCGGCGACCCGTGCAACGGCATCCCCCTCTTCGCGGTGTTCACCATCTTCATCATCGCCTTTCCCGGGCCCTGGCGCCACAAGGCCTGGTTCATCCCCGCGGGCATCCTGCTCATCCACCTGCTCAATGCCATCCGCGTGGCCGCGCTGTGCATCGTGGTCACCTTCGGCTATGAGTGGCTGAACTTCAACCACGACTACACCTTCTACGTGGTGGTGTACGGCGCCGTCTTCCTCCTCTGGTACGTGTGGGTGAAGCGCTACAGCGGATGGCGCAAGGCCGGCGCCGCATGA
- a CDS encoding polysaccharide biosynthesis tyrosine autokinase, with protein sequence MAAPKSQQRNSIVDAKDLRYLLRIASKNWYFVAVALVLSAVLAYLYSYKLPDVYGARTQILLRDREVYDYQTQVYKSIGYVGIYSDIVNQKRVLTSYDLVDRTLDKLDFDVSYFIVGRFKTTQHYGTLPFTVHMQVLNRRLYDRPIDLHILDIDHYELSYDKGGEVVRKRFRFDRDEHDIDYNIRVERSPYMTAKNLTQLAQTDYQFVRHDRQKLVNRLVNSIKVENQEFTTILEVTTEDEVAERAKLFLDSLSAEYIRYSLKSEFDINENTLTYIDRQLSEVTVILEQHEQELLAYKESKDVLDLSREENLYFNELVQYDKRRRELELEVQALDALEKYLLTSQDESLLPPASFIINDAFLRQTLSGLYDKQMQRNMMLFSGTVSNMAITELDSALQRDRGNLLTYLKNSREAKLGQMADVGAQVSDFEALLKRLPKNQRDILNIERRLNVNEKMYMFLLEKRSNTIIARAGIVPQTKVIEAARSLGVVRPDKTKIFYTFMLGGVVVALLIAFIRVMFYDRIENADQLKELTALPVYGEIIASEKAEQNYVVVDSDPKAAITESFRTVRTNLEYIPSRDDRGKVVLVTSYRPNEGKTFCSVNLSAILSKAGKKVLLLELDLHKPKVATGLGMSSPTGLSNVLVGKLPWRDAVLTTQFENFSVMLSGPTPPNASELVLSKHLEALFEEARSEYDYILVDTPPVGLITDALLMMRYTDATLFVLNTRFANKDHVNNALEVLGTNPNRNTGFILNGVRMKKSKYYYNTNYGYGYRYAYGYGSGYGYGYGYGRKSRKDKGTPTKNADT encoded by the coding sequence ATGGCAGCCCCCAAGTCCCAGCAGCGCAACAGCATCGTCGATGCCAAGGACCTGCGCTACCTGCTGCGGATCGCGTCCAAGAACTGGTACTTCGTGGCGGTGGCCCTGGTGCTCTCCGCCGTGCTGGCCTACCTCTACAGCTACAAGCTGCCCGACGTCTATGGCGCCCGCACCCAGATCCTGCTCCGCGACCGCGAGGTGTACGACTACCAGACGCAGGTGTACAAGAGCATCGGCTATGTCGGCATCTACAGCGACATCGTCAACCAGAAGCGCGTGCTCACCTCCTACGACCTGGTGGACCGCACGCTGGACAAGCTCGACTTCGACGTCTCCTACTTCATCGTAGGGCGGTTCAAGACCACCCAGCACTACGGCACGCTGCCCTTCACGGTGCACATGCAGGTGCTGAACCGCAGGCTCTACGACCGCCCCATCGACCTGCACATCCTCGACATCGACCACTACGAGCTGAGCTACGACAAGGGGGGAGAAGTGGTGCGCAAGCGCTTCCGCTTCGACCGCGACGAGCACGACATCGACTACAACATCCGGGTGGAGCGCTCGCCCTACATGACGGCCAAGAACCTGACGCAGCTGGCGCAGACCGACTACCAGTTCGTGCGGCACGACCGCCAGAAGCTGGTGAACCGCCTGGTGAACTCCATCAAGGTGGAGAACCAGGAGTTCACCACCATCCTGGAGGTGACCACCGAGGATGAGGTGGCCGAGCGCGCCAAGCTCTTCCTCGACTCCCTCTCCGCCGAGTACATCCGCTACTCCCTCAAGAGCGAGTTCGACATCAACGAGAACACCCTCACCTACATCGACCGCCAGCTCAGCGAGGTCACCGTGATCCTGGAGCAGCACGAGCAGGAGCTGCTGGCCTACAAGGAGTCGAAGGACGTGCTCGACCTCTCGCGCGAGGAGAACCTCTACTTCAACGAGCTGGTGCAGTACGACAAGCGCCGCCGCGAGCTGGAGCTGGAGGTGCAGGCGCTCGATGCGCTGGAGAAGTACCTCCTCACGAGCCAGGACGAGAGCCTGCTGCCCCCGGCCAGCTTCATCATCAACGACGCCTTCCTGCGCCAGACGCTCTCGGGCCTCTACGACAAGCAGATGCAGCGCAACATGATGCTCTTCTCGGGCACCGTGTCCAACATGGCGATCACCGAGCTGGACAGCGCGCTGCAGCGCGACCGGGGCAACCTGCTCACCTACCTCAAGAACTCGCGCGAGGCCAAGCTGGGCCAGATGGCCGATGTGGGCGCGCAGGTGAGCGACTTCGAGGCCCTGCTGAAGCGCCTGCCGAAGAACCAGCGGGACATCCTCAACATCGAGCGGCGCCTGAACGTGAACGAGAAGATGTACATGTTCCTGCTCGAGAAGCGGTCGAACACCATCATCGCGCGGGCCGGCATCGTGCCGCAGACCAAGGTGATCGAGGCGGCCCGCTCCCTGGGCGTGGTGCGCCCTGACAAGACCAAGATCTTCTACACCTTCATGCTCGGCGGCGTGGTGGTGGCGCTGCTCATCGCCTTCATCCGGGTGATGTTCTACGACCGCATCGAGAACGCCGACCAGCTGAAGGAGCTCACCGCGCTGCCCGTCTACGGCGAGATCATCGCCAGCGAGAAGGCCGAGCAGAACTACGTGGTGGTGGACAGCGACCCCAAGGCCGCCATCACCGAGAGCTTCCGCACCGTGCGCACCAACCTGGAGTACATCCCGTCGCGCGACGACCGCGGCAAGGTGGTGCTGGTGACCAGCTACCGGCCCAACGAGGGCAAGACCTTCTGCTCGGTGAACCTGAGCGCCATCCTCTCCAAGGCCGGCAAGAAGGTGCTGCTGCTCGAGCTCGACCTGCACAAGCCCAAGGTGGCCACCGGCCTGGGCATGAGCAGCCCCACCGGCCTCAGCAATGTGCTGGTGGGCAAGCTGCCCTGGCGCGACGCCGTGCTGACCACCCAGTTCGAGAACTTCTCCGTGATGCTCAGCGGCCCCACGCCGCCCAACGCCTCGGAGCTGGTGCTGAGCAAGCACCTGGAGGCCCTCTTCGAGGAGGCGCGCAGCGAGTACGACTACATCCTGGTGGACACCCCGCCCGTGGGCCTCATCACCGATGCGCTCCTCATGATGCGCTACACGGACGCCACCCTCTTCGTGCTCAACACGCGCTTCGCGAACAAGGACCACGTGAACAATGCGCTGGAGGTGCTGGGCACCAACCCCAACCGCAACACCGGCTTCATCCTCAACGGCGTGCGGATGAAGAAGAGCAAGTACTACTACAACACCAACTACGGCTACGGCTACCGCTACGCCTACGGCTACGGCAGCGGCTACGGTTACGGCTACGGCTACGGCCGCAAGAGCCGGAAGGACAAGGGCACGCCCACCAAGAACGCCGACACGTGA
- a CDS encoding CotH kinase family protein, whose product MTALRTPAGILRAALAAAVVLSLAGFAIALGPSRALRIAGAAAASVVVDGFAEQPGPHRIPVLELEVPQGALDSLAADLPWSGGTNVPALLRNNGVEHRVRFRYRGAVTPSHFLGGKKSFRLSMKRSNPWAPYRKVNVINPKAHNLVNDHLAAWVAGTMGVPVPLNELVFTRINGQDIGVMELYEQVDGAFESNRHLVPHEVPVYKGDYPPISGRALPKGRTLWADADHWAYESDADSTTARRTLERLVAALRKDTLPAATHRDSLAALIDVETYLRFEAARLVLNTVHIDQYHNQWLVLNPRTGRFYPVLWDALLMFAPPGEPLYHVHDALSWWICRIPEWRLQRDRYAHQAMVHLYREGAFDRRLDAVMARIRPSVLADRNKHGNVTLLPEDVHRVSLLHVIGSTAGLRSTAQGYWERMLERMERSGVQFQRTDSALRIRSSAEAPLRLTWSGAAEGITLDGQPAAPEPSGDGWSLTLHRTLVPDGGKDHPLADRQRYHVAPLDATVAFPQGIPASLVVTNAITDEPVE is encoded by the coding sequence ATGACCGCGCTCCGCACACCGGCCGGCATCCTGCGCGCCGCACTGGCCGCTGCGGTGGTGCTCTCCTTGGCGGGCTTCGCCATCGCGCTCGGCCCATCGCGCGCCCTGCGCATCGCGGGGGCGGCGGCCGCCAGCGTGGTGGTGGACGGATTCGCCGAGCAGCCCGGCCCGCACCGCATACCGGTGCTCGAGCTCGAGGTGCCTCAAGGCGCGCTGGACAGCCTGGCCGCCGACCTGCCCTGGAGCGGCGGCACCAATGTTCCGGCCCTGCTGCGCAACAACGGCGTGGAGCACCGGGTGCGCTTCCGCTACCGTGGCGCGGTCACCCCTTCGCATTTCCTCGGCGGCAAGAAATCCTTCCGGCTGTCCATGAAGCGCAGCAACCCGTGGGCGCCCTACCGCAAGGTGAACGTGATCAATCCCAAGGCGCACAACCTGGTGAACGACCACCTGGCCGCCTGGGTGGCCGGCACCATGGGGGTGCCCGTGCCGCTCAACGAGCTCGTCTTCACCCGGATCAACGGGCAGGACATCGGCGTGATGGAACTCTACGAGCAGGTCGATGGCGCCTTCGAGTCGAACCGCCATCTGGTGCCCCATGAGGTTCCGGTCTACAAGGGCGATTATCCGCCGATCTCGGGCCGTGCGCTGCCCAAGGGCCGCACCCTGTGGGCCGATGCGGACCACTGGGCCTACGAGAGCGATGCCGATAGCACGACGGCCCGCCGCACGCTCGAGCGACTGGTGGCCGCGCTGCGCAAGGACACGCTTCCGGCCGCCACGCACCGCGACTCCCTCGCCGCGCTCATCGACGTGGAGACCTATCTGCGCTTCGAGGCCGCGCGCCTCGTGCTCAACACGGTGCACATCGACCAGTACCACAACCAATGGCTGGTGCTCAATCCCCGCACGGGCCGCTTCTATCCGGTGCTGTGGGATGCCCTGCTCATGTTCGCGCCGCCCGGCGAGCCGCTCTACCATGTGCACGATGCCCTGTCCTGGTGGATCTGCCGCATCCCGGAATGGCGGCTGCAACGCGATCGCTACGCGCACCAGGCCATGGTCCATCTGTACCGTGAAGGCGCCTTCGACAGGCGGCTCGATGCGGTGATGGCGCGGATCCGCCCCTCGGTGCTCGCCGACCGCAACAAGCATGGCAACGTCACACTGCTGCCGGAGGATGTGCACCGCGTGTCGCTCTTGCACGTGATCGGATCCACGGCGGGGCTGCGGAGCACGGCCCAGGGCTACTGGGAGCGCATGCTGGAGCGCATGGAGCGCAGCGGCGTGCAGTTCCAGCGCACGGATTCCGCCCTGCGCATCAGGAGCTCCGCCGAGGCCCCGTTGCGCCTCACGTGGAGCGGCGCGGCGGAGGGCATCACCCTCGATGGGCAGCCCGCCGCTCCCGAACCCTCCGGCGACGGCTGGAGCCTCACCCTGCACCGCACCCTGGTGCCGGACGGCGGGAAGGACCACCCCTTGGCCGATCGACAGCGCTACCACGTGGCTCCGCTCGACGCCACCGTGGCCTTCCCGCAGGGCATTCCAGCCTCGCTCGTGGTCACCAACGCCATTACCGATGAGCCGGTGGAATAA
- a CDS encoding OmpH family outer membrane protein — protein MSKNTGLLLIVWNIALTALAAWGLLRSPAPAAVPAEVPAEAGLEAPLPAARPDTAGRPEARIAYFHMDSLRDGYELIKEKDSRYIAEGRRLEAGLQAEQAKARERYQQLMSKDHTYSTKAEVERDEAELRGLMEKLQGMQAESEERLARLEADMLKEIAKELDDYLKVYNAEAGYDYILSVQSGGQIWVGNQGLNITQDLLNGLNARYRAAKAAKK, from the coding sequence ATGTCGAAGAACACCGGTCTGCTGCTCATCGTCTGGAACATCGCACTCACTGCCCTGGCGGCCTGGGGCCTGCTGCGCTCACCCGCCCCTGCCGCAGTGCCGGCGGAGGTCCCCGCAGAAGCCGGGCTGGAGGCCCCCCTGCCGGCCGCGCGGCCCGATACCGCCGGGCGGCCCGAAGCGCGCATCGCCTATTTCCACATGGACAGCCTGCGCGATGGCTACGAGCTCATCAAGGAGAAGGACTCGCGCTACATCGCCGAGGGGCGGCGGCTGGAGGCCGGGCTGCAGGCCGAGCAGGCCAAGGCCCGCGAGCGCTACCAGCAGCTCATGTCGAAGGACCACACCTACAGCACCAAGGCCGAGGTGGAGCGCGACGAGGCCGAGCTGCGGGGGCTGATGGAGAAGCTCCAGGGCATGCAGGCCGAGAGCGAGGAGCGGCTGGCGCGCCTGGAGGCCGACATGCTGAAGGAGATCGCCAAGGAACTGGACGACTACCTGAAGGTGTACAACGCCGAGGCCGGTTACGACTACATCCTGAGCGTGCAGAGCGGCGGGCAGATCTGGGTGGGCAACCAAGGGCTGAACATCACGCAGGACCTGCTCAACGGCCTCAATGCGCGCTACCGCGCCGCCAAGGCCGCCAAGAAGTGA
- a CDS encoding OstA-like protein, with product MHRLLPLFAAALAGTAALAQPADGGGRVEILNADEWSFDRLANGAQRLRGNVRFKHADAVMRCDSAHLFDDQRVDAFGRVAVDQGDTLHAEADRMRYTGKDRIARLEGDVLLRDRTMELRTPALDYDLRARRAHYTGGGRIVDGRDGSVLTSAVGTYLSDQRRFIFGGNVLLEHPDHRIASDTMHYATGSGIASFFGPSTITQGGTEISTLGGTYDTRNERARFTRRTAVRSAGRLLEGDSLHYDRRSGQGLAWGHVAITDSSGDLRVLGEEGRYNRLDDRTLVTGRAELQLRMGQDTLFVHGDTLFAAPDGAGRRITARRGVRFFKADLQGACDTLLYSDADSLIRMHHRPVLWNGTDQITGDTIRIALKDGQAHRLYVLRNAFLLSRVDSSRYDQVTGTVMTGYFAGNALHRLDVEGNARTVYFTREEKEGVEEVFAVNRADCSRIRVRLTEGRISAVVFLDRPDAVLYPIAQAPPEELRMQGAEDRGAERPASREGIFKD from the coding sequence ATGCACCGCCTCCTTCCGCTCTTCGCCGCCGCACTGGCCGGTACCGCGGCGCTGGCGCAGCCGGCCGATGGAGGCGGCCGCGTGGAGATCCTCAACGCCGACGAGTGGAGCTTCGACCGACTGGCCAACGGCGCCCAGCGGCTGCGCGGCAACGTGCGCTTCAAGCATGCCGATGCCGTGATGCGCTGCGACAGCGCGCACCTCTTCGACGACCAGCGGGTGGACGCCTTCGGGCGCGTGGCCGTGGACCAGGGCGACACCCTCCACGCCGAGGCCGACCGCATGCGCTACACCGGCAAGGACCGCATCGCGCGGCTCGAGGGCGATGTGCTCCTCCGGGACCGCACCATGGAGCTGCGCACACCGGCGCTCGATTACGACCTGCGCGCCAGGCGCGCCCACTACACCGGCGGGGGCCGCATCGTGGACGGCCGCGATGGCAGCGTGCTCACCAGCGCCGTGGGCACCTACCTCAGCGATCAGCGGCGCTTCATCTTCGGCGGCAACGTGCTCCTGGAGCATCCCGACCACCGCATCGCCTCGGACACCATGCATTATGCCACCGGCAGCGGCATCGCCTCCTTCTTCGGCCCCTCCACCATCACCCAGGGCGGCACCGAGATCAGCACCCTGGGCGGCACCTACGACACCCGCAATGAGCGCGCCCGCTTCACCCGCCGCACCGCCGTGCGCAGCGCGGGCCGGCTGCTGGAGGGCGACAGCCTGCATTACGACCGGCGGAGCGGCCAGGGCCTCGCCTGGGGGCATGTGGCCATCACCGACAGCAGCGGCGACCTGCGCGTGCTCGGCGAAGAGGGGCGCTACAACCGGCTCGACGACCGCACCCTGGTGACCGGGCGCGCCGAGCTGCAGCTGCGCATGGGCCAGGACACGCTCTTCGTGCACGGCGACACGCTCTTCGCCGCCCCCGATGGCGCCGGCCGCCGCATCACCGCACGCCGCGGCGTGCGCTTCTTCAAGGCAGACCTGCAGGGCGCCTGCGACACCCTGCTCTACAGCGATGCCGACAGCCTCATCCGCATGCACCACCGGCCCGTGCTCTGGAACGGCACCGACCAGATCACCGGCGACACCATCCGCATCGCGCTGAAGGACGGCCAGGCGCACCGCCTGTACGTGCTGCGCAACGCCTTCCTCCTCTCCCGCGTGGACAGCAGCCGTTACGACCAGGTGACCGGCACCGTGATGACCGGGTACTTCGCCGGGAATGCGCTGCACCGCCTCGACGTGGAGGGGAATGCCCGCACGGTGTACTTCACCCGCGAGGAGAAGGAAGGCGTGGAGGAGGTGTTCGCGGTGAACCGCGCGGACTGCAGCCGCATCCGCGTGCGCCTCACCGAAGGGCGCATCAGCGCGGTGGTCTTCCTGGACCGGCCCGATGCGGTGCTCTACCCCATCGCGCAGGCCCCGCCCGAGGAGCTGCGCATGCAAGGCGCCGAGGACCGGGGCGCCGAACGACCCGCGAGCCGCGAGGGCATCTTCAAGGACTGA
- a CDS encoding ABC transporter permease, translating into MRAEAASGAQQREGWDVVVSPDRPWWRIDVRELWQYRDLLLLLVRRDLLAVYKQTLLGPAWQILQPLLTSIMFAVVFGIMARMSLPGIPPLLFYMSAVVPWGFFNGVVTRTSQTLVWNAALMTKVYFPRLVAPLATTLSTGFNFLVQVAAFLLFAVFYAATGRFAWGIGAEAVLLPVLVLLLVVLAFGIGLLVAALSTRYRDLSFLIGFAMQLLMYISPVIFPLSRVEEGSALRLLLELNPITPLIEGFRAAFFGLPMEWGSLAYTAGVAAVVLAIGLMLFQRVERSFADVV; encoded by the coding sequence GTGAGGGCGGAGGCAGCGAGCGGCGCGCAGCAGCGGGAGGGCTGGGATGTGGTGGTGAGCCCCGATCGTCCCTGGTGGCGCATCGACGTGCGCGAGCTCTGGCAGTACCGCGACCTCCTCCTGCTCCTGGTGCGGCGCGACCTGCTCGCCGTGTACAAGCAGACCCTGCTGGGGCCCGCCTGGCAGATCCTGCAGCCGCTGCTCACCTCCATCATGTTCGCGGTGGTCTTCGGCATCATGGCGCGCATGAGCCTGCCCGGCATCCCGCCGCTGCTCTTCTACATGAGCGCCGTGGTGCCCTGGGGCTTCTTCAACGGCGTGGTCACCCGCACCTCGCAGACCCTGGTGTGGAACGCGGCCCTCATGACCAAGGTGTACTTCCCGCGGCTGGTGGCGCCGCTGGCCACCACCCTCAGCACGGGCTTCAACTTCCTGGTGCAGGTGGCGGCCTTCCTGCTCTTCGCGGTGTTCTACGCCGCCACGGGCCGCTTCGCCTGGGGCATCGGCGCGGAGGCTGTCCTGCTGCCGGTGCTCGTGCTCCTGCTGGTGGTGCTCGCCTTCGGCATCGGGCTGCTGGTGGCGGCGCTCTCCACGCGCTACCGCGACCTCTCCTTCCTCATCGGCTTCGCGATGCAGCTGCTCATGTACATCAGCCCGGTCATCTTCCCCCTCTCGCGGGTGGAGGAGGGTTCCGCGCTGCGGCTCCTGCTCGAGCTCAATCCCATCACCCCGCTCATCGAGGGCTTCCGGGCCGCCTTCTTCGGCCTGCCCATGGAGTGGGGCAGCCTGGCCTACACCGCCGGGGTGGCCGCCGTGGTGCTGGCCATCGGCCTCATGCTCTTCCAGCGCGTGGAGCGCTCCTTCGCCGACGTCGTCTGA
- a CDS encoding ABC transporter ATPase, translated as MSTAAPSPIRTIDTMPAHARLWVYKTVRDLSAAEQKLIRERGAAFTSGWAAHGAPLDACVDVLRNRFVLIAVDEEQAHASGCSIDKSVGFVKQLEHDLNLMLTDRMVVVYERDGAIASCRLQDLPALLKEGAITADTLVFDDLVSTVGELRERFRVPLRASWMERFL; from the coding sequence ATGAGCACCGCAGCGCCTTCCCCCATCCGCACCATCGACACCATGCCCGCCCACGCGCGCCTGTGGGTGTACAAGACCGTGCGCGACCTCAGCGCCGCCGAGCAGAAGCTCATCCGCGAGCGCGGTGCCGCCTTCACCAGCGGCTGGGCCGCGCACGGCGCACCGCTCGATGCCTGCGTGGACGTGCTGCGCAACCGCTTCGTCCTCATCGCCGTGGATGAGGAGCAGGCGCACGCCAGCGGCTGCAGCATCGACAAGAGCGTGGGTTTCGTGAAGCAGCTGGAGCACGACCTCAACCTCATGCTCACCGACCGCATGGTGGTGGTGTATGAGCGGGACGGCGCCATCGCCAGCTGTCGCCTGCAGGACCTGCCCGCGCTGCTGAAGGAGGGCGCCATCACGGCCGATACCCTCGTCTTCGACGACCTCGTGTCAACGGTGGGGGAGCTGAGGGAGCGCTTCCGAGTGCCCTTGCGGGCCAGCTGGATGGAGCGCTTCCTGTAG
- a CDS encoding (Fe-S)-binding protein, giving the protein MEQIRIPTMAEFAATGEVPEVLFWVGCAGSFDDRARKITKAFVRILNAAKVKFAVLGQEETCTGDPARRAGNEFLFQMQALQNVTVLNGYGVKRIVTACPHCFNTLKNEYPALGGSYEVLHHTQFINALLKEGRIKVEGGGFQGKRITFHDPCYLGRGNGEYEAPREVLLKLDAALVELKRSRQNGLCCGAGGAQMFKEAEPGTREVNIERSEEALGAKPDVIAAGCPFCNTMLTDGVKHFNKEGEVKVKDIAELIAEASDL; this is encoded by the coding sequence ATGGAACAGATACGCATCCCCACCATGGCCGAGTTCGCCGCCACCGGCGAAGTGCCCGAGGTGCTGTTCTGGGTGGGCTGCGCCGGATCGTTCGATGACCGTGCGCGCAAGATCACCAAGGCCTTCGTGCGCATCCTGAACGCCGCCAAGGTGAAGTTCGCCGTGCTGGGGCAGGAGGAGACGTGCACCGGTGACCCGGCTCGTCGCGCCGGCAACGAATTCCTCTTCCAGATGCAGGCGCTGCAGAACGTAACGGTGCTGAACGGCTATGGCGTGAAGCGCATCGTCACCGCCTGCCCGCACTGCTTCAACACGCTGAAGAACGAATACCCCGCGCTGGGCGGCAGCTACGAGGTGCTGCACCACACGCAGTTCATCAACGCGCTGCTGAAGGAGGGGCGCATCAAGGTGGAGGGCGGCGGCTTCCAGGGCAAGCGCATCACCTTCCACGACCCCTGCTACCTGGGGCGCGGCAACGGCGAGTACGAAGCGCCGCGCGAGGTGCTGCTGAAGCTCGATGCCGCCTTGGTGGAGCTGAAGCGCAGCCGGCAGAACGGCCTCTGCTGCGGCGCGGGCGGCGCCCAGATGTTCAAGGAGGCCGAGCCCGGCACGCGCGAGGTGAACATCGAGCGCAGCGAGGAGGCGCTGGGCGCGAAGCCCGACGTCATCGCCGCCGGCTGCCCTTTCTGCAACACGATGCTCACCGACGGCGTGAAGCACTTCAACAAGGAAGGGGAGGTGAAGGTGAAGGACATCGCCGAGTTGATCGCCGAGGCATCGGATCTGTAG